One segment of Mugil cephalus isolate CIBA_MC_2020 chromosome 14, CIBA_Mcephalus_1.1, whole genome shotgun sequence DNA contains the following:
- the zgc:63863 gene encoding TBC1 domain family member 20 isoform X1: protein MKRLKKKKQNGGVEVNGNGPGIREPDCGRKQKLTVIHQALIRDPVDIETLRRAAASKGGLLTDELRRKVWPKLLNINVYDLPHKPGRDVRENHKDYNQVLLDVRRSMKRFPKGMPATERAVLQEHLIDIILEVLKRNPQLHYYQGYHDVAVTLLLVVGKRMALAMLDTLSNYHLRDFMDPTMDSTKHILNYLMPILEQVDLELHDFMIRAEVGTIFALSWLITWYGHVLSEFKHTLRLYDFFLGSHPLMPIYLAATIVLHREKEVKQTECDMAMVHHLLSRIPQDLPYELLIGQAQELFDLYPPALLAKRAALQYRKSLSISTFQAFQLSTLHQRPDSVLQRLTKAQGSSTSRHGLDAALPGDAGPLWQKGNRMVKVAVWGLSATLGAAVFAVVQTAMDWGPEVLLQLF, encoded by the exons GGATCCAGTGGACATCGAGACCCTGAGGAGAGCAGCGGCTAGTAAAGGAGGACTGCTGACTGATGAACTTAGGAGAAAAGTGTGGCCCAAACTCCTGAACATAAATGTGTATGATCTGCCACATAAACCCG GTCGGGATGTGAGGGAGAACCACAAGGACTACAACCAAGTTCTGCTGGACGTCAGGAGGTCTATGAAGAGGTTCCCTAAAG GTATGCCGGCCACAGAGAGAGCAGTGCTTCAAGAGCATCTGATTGACATCATACTTGAGGTTTTGAAGCGTAACCCCCAGCTTCACTACTACCAAGGCTACCACGACGTGGCCGTCACGCTGCTGCTGGTCGTCGGGAAGCGGATGGCCCTCGCCATGCTGGACACACTGTCCAATTATCACCTCAG GGATTTCATGGATCCTACCATGGACAGcaccaaacacattttaaactatCTGATGCCGATACTGGAACAAGTGGATTTAGAGTTACACGACTTCATgatcag agcgGAGGTTGGCACCATCTTTGCACTTTCTTGGCTCATCACCTGGTACGGACACGTCCTTTCAGAGTTCAAACACACCCTGAGACTCTACGACTTCTTCCTGGGCTCTCACCCGCTGATGCCCATCTACCTCGCTGCCACG ATCGTGTtgcacagagagaaggaggtgaagcAGACGGAGTGCGACATGGCCATGGttcaccacctcctctcccGCATCCCCCAGGATCTCCCTTACGAACTCCTGATTGGCCAGGCACAAGAACTGTTCGACCTCTATCCTCCAGCTTTACTGGCCAAGCGGGCAGCGCTGCAATATCGCAAGAG ccTGTCCATCAGCACCTTCCAGGCGTTTCAGCTCTCCACCCTTCACCAGAGGCCAGACTCTGTTCTCCAACGCCTCACCAAGGCCCAgggctcctccacctccagacACG GCCTGGACGCAGCTCTGCCGGGGGACGCGGGCCCGCTGTGGCAGAAGGGGAACAGGATGGTAAAGGTGGCGGTGTGGGGGTTGTCCGCCACGCTCGGGGCCGCCGTGTTCGCTGTGGTTCAGACTGCCATGGACTGGGGACCTGAGGTGTTACTGCAACTGTTCTGA